One segment of Dolichospermum sp. DET69 DNA contains the following:
- a CDS encoding tetratricopeptide repeat protein, whose product MDWITLLRSLQSDFLRRLTSSCLLHCEIEGQHSELTIISGDRLKSLREFCWLMAEKYKRTSPVRDVFINNLKGKLGEEVVKERLADFITEVDYEKRFGGDGKSDFTLTANSLIGVEVKSRHGSIDRVRWSVSAEEVEKNAVIVCILIQEEVNEAQSAYHLFLAGFLPTQMIKLKTGKISFGINQLLYAGGLFSYLEQFQVSSNAHKSNLAQSQLIKPQSASVDLTTFYLTLGDEYLQKREYTAAINSYNQALQFNNSDADIYYKLGLVNYQLGEYHTAIINYSQAINLNINHPQAYNQIGLVHYQLGNYQIAIEAYTQAIRINPHFAINYKNRADVRSHIGDTQGAIEDYNQAIKLNPDYATTQKDRQISRYLLNDQQQLKPVINIDSDDAIGYKNRGNDWAESGDNEGAITDYTQVIQINPDDIDAYYCRGNAHFDSGKYAAAITDYTQVVKINSHYVNAYYNRGNARLEIADKQGAVEDFQKAADLYWQAGKLAEYKDTQARIIELEIEASLDILNF is encoded by the coding sequence ATGGATTGGATTACCCTCCTGCGATCGCTACAGTCTGACTTTCTTAGAAGGTTAACATCAAGTTGTCTACTTCATTGTGAAATAGAAGGTCAACATAGTGAATTAACTATTATTTCTGGTGATAGATTAAAGTCATTACGAGAATTTTGCTGGTTAATGGCGGAAAAATATAAACGCACTTCCCCAGTTCGTGATGTTTTTATTAATAACCTCAAAGGTAAATTAGGCGAGGAAGTTGTTAAAGAACGGTTAGCTGATTTTATTACTGAAGTAGATTATGAAAAACGCTTTGGTGGTGATGGTAAAAGTGATTTCACTCTCACTGCTAATTCTTTAATTGGCGTTGAAGTCAAATCTCGTCACGGTAGTATTGATAGAGTTAGATGGTCAGTTAGTGCGGAAGAAGTGGAAAAAAATGCGGTAATTGTCTGTATTTTGATTCAGGAAGAAGTCAATGAAGCCCAATCTGCATATCACCTTTTTTTAGCTGGATTTCTTCCCACACAAATGATTAAATTGAAAACGGGGAAAATTTCCTTTGGGATTAATCAATTATTGTATGCTGGTGGTTTATTTTCCTATTTAGAACAATTTCAAGTTTCCTCAAATGCTCATAAATCTAATTTAGCTCAGAGTCAACTAATTAAACCCCAATCTGCATCTGTTGATTTAACTACTTTTTATTTAACTCTCGGTGATGAATATTTACAAAAAAGGGAGTATACAGCAGCAATTAATAGTTATAATCAAGCTTTACAATTTAATAATAGTGATGCTGATATTTATTATAAACTAGGTTTAGTTAATTATCAATTAGGTGAGTATCACACCGCAATTATTAATTATAGTCAGGCAATAAATCTTAATATTAATCATCCTCAAGCTTACAATCAAATAGGTTTGGTACATTATCAACTAGGTAATTATCAAATAGCTATAGAAGCTTACACCCAAGCTATTAGAATTAATCCACATTTTGCGATTAATTATAAAAATCGTGCTGATGTTCGTTCGCATATTGGTGATACCCAAGGAGCAATTGAAGATTATAATCAAGCAATTAAGCTGAATCCTGATTATGCTACTACGCAAAAAGATAGGCAAATATCTCGTTATTTATTAAATGATCAACAGCAATTAAAACCAGTAATTAATATTGATTCTGATGATGCTATTGGGTATAAAAATCGTGGAAATGATTGGGCTGAATCAGGAGATAATGAAGGAGCAATTACCGATTATACCCAAGTAATTCAAATTAATCCTGATGATATTGATGCTTATTATTGTCGGGGTAATGCTCATTTTGATTCAGGAAAATATGCAGCAGCAATTACCGATTATACTCAGGTAGTTAAAATAAATTCTCACTACGTTAACGCTTATTATAACCGAGGAAATGCTCGGTTAGAGATTGCAGATAAACAGGGAGCAGTTGAGGATTTTCAGAAAGCAGCAGATTTATATTGGCAAGCAGGAAAATTAGCAGAATATAAAGATACACAAGCTAGAATTATAGAATTAGAAATAGAAGCATCTTTAGATATTTTAAATTTTTAA
- a CDS encoding transposase, translated as MLVFEFKAYGKSAQIKAVGDAIRTAQFIRNSCIRLWIDVKNTGKNDLNKYCAVLAAKFSFANELNSMARQASAERAWFSISRFCDNCKKGVFGKKGFPQFQKDCRSVEYKTSGWKLTNDRKFITFTDKKGIGRLKLKGTRDLHFYQINQIKRVRLVKRADGICVQFCINVNRQEDIALSGNTIGLDVGLKEYYTDSEGVMIENPKFLRIGEKVLKRSQRRVSRKVKGSKNRGKARQTLGKRHLKISRQRKDHAVKLARCVVQSNDLIAYEDLRIKNLVKNHCLAKSINDASWYQFRVWLEYFGQVFKKLTVAVNPQYTSQECSSCGEIVKKTLSTRTHVCRCGCVMDRDENAARNILRRGLGTVGHTETFMLDMSNALGDESSTQVGVILSEQVMSLIKESQRL; from the coding sequence ATGCTTGTTTTTGAGTTTAAAGCTTACGGGAAGTCAGCGCAAATAAAAGCAGTAGGTGATGCAATTCGGACTGCACAGTTTATTCGCAATAGCTGTATTCGGCTATGGATAGATGTGAAAAACACAGGCAAAAATGATTTAAACAAATATTGTGCCGTACTTGCTGCTAAATTCTCCTTTGCGAATGAACTCAATTCAATGGCAAGACAAGCCAGTGCAGAACGAGCATGGTTTTCTATCTCTCGGTTTTGTGATAATTGCAAAAAAGGGGTTTTCGGTAAAAAGGGCTTTCCTCAATTCCAGAAAGATTGTCGTTCTGTCGAATACAAAACTTCTGGCTGGAAACTAACCAATGACCGTAAGTTTATCACCTTCACCGATAAAAAAGGGATTGGGCGATTAAAACTTAAAGGAACTCGTGATCTGCATTTTTACCAAATTAACCAAATTAAACGGGTAAGATTGGTAAAACGTGCGGACGGTATTTGTGTTCAATTTTGTATTAATGTCAACCGTCAAGAAGATATAGCACTATCAGGAAATACAATTGGGTTGGATGTAGGTTTGAAAGAATACTACACTGATTCTGAGGGCGTAATGATTGAGAATCCCAAATTTCTCCGGATTGGAGAAAAGGTTCTTAAACGTTCGCAACGTCGTGTTTCCAGAAAGGTAAAAGGTTCAAAAAATAGGGGCAAAGCTAGACAGACTTTAGGAAAACGCCATCTCAAAATAAGTAGGCAACGTAAAGACCATGCTGTGAAGTTAGCACGGTGCGTAGTTCAGTCTAACGACTTGATAGCTTATGAAGATTTGAGAATTAAAAATTTGGTGAAAAATCATTGTTTAGCTAAGTCTATTAACGACGCATCTTGGTATCAGTTTCGTGTCTGGCTGGAATACTTTGGTCAGGTTTTCAAGAAGCTCACAGTTGCGGTTAATCCGCAATACACGAGCCAAGAATGCTCTAGTTGCGGTGAAATTGTGAAGAAAACTCTATCTACTCGCACCCACGTTTGTCGGTGTGGTTGTGTCATGGATAGAGATGAAAATGCAGCTAGAAATATCCTTCGTCGGGGATTGGGTACGGTAGGGCATACCGAAACCTTCATGCTAGACATGAGTAACGCTTTAGGAGATGAGTCCTCTACTCAGGTTGGAGTAATCCTGTCTGAGCAAGTCATGTCTTTGATCAAAGAATCTCAGCGGCTTTAG
- a CDS encoding peroxiredoxin encodes MTLTYGTEGYLRIGQQAPDFTATSVVDQEFKSIKLSDYRGRYVVLLFYPLDFTFVCPTEVTAFSDRYAEFSKLSTEILGISVDSEFSHLAWIQTDRKSGGVGDINYPLVSDIRKEISAAYSVLDPNAGIALRGLFIIDKDGILQHATINNLAFGRNVDEALRTLQAIQYVQSHSEEVCPVNWQPGDKTMNPDPVKSKIYFADI; translated from the coding sequence ATGACGCTTACCTATGGAACAGAGGGATACCTCCGTATTGGTCAACAGGCTCCCGATTTTACAGCAACATCCGTAGTAGATCAGGAGTTTAAGTCAATTAAGTTATCTGATTATCGTGGTAGATATGTTGTTCTCTTGTTCTATCCCTTAGATTTTACCTTTGTTTGTCCAACTGAAGTGACAGCATTTAGCGATCGCTACGCGGAATTCAGCAAACTAAGTACAGAAATTTTGGGTATTTCTGTTGATAGTGAATTTTCTCACCTCGCTTGGATTCAAACAGATCGTAAATCTGGTGGAGTTGGTGATATAAATTATCCCTTAGTTTCCGACATCAGAAAAGAAATTAGTGCCGCTTACAGCGTTCTTGATCCTAACGCCGGCATTGCTTTACGGGGTTTATTTATTATTGACAAAGATGGCATCCTCCAACACGCTACCATTAATAATCTAGCCTTTGGTCGCAATGTAGATGAAGCCCTACGAACATTACAAGCAATTCAGTACGTTCAGTCCCACTCCGAGGAAGTTTGTCCTGTTAATTGGCAACCTGGTGACAAAACAATGAATCCTGATCCCGTGAAGTCTAAAATTTACTTTGCTGATATTTAG
- a CDS encoding redoxin domain-containing protein has protein sequence MLTSTDFTGLFNERFFHNFLPIPPLDNFRLGVGTPDFKLSDITNNTVVKLSDFRGKQPVLIAFTRIFTEKQYCPFCYPHIKALNENYEQFKNRGIEVLLITSTDKKQSQIIVQDLGLKMPLLSDSSCHTFRTYKTGQALGAPLSAQFVLDKDGKLLYRHLFSFLDHNASIETLLAKYTEIC, from the coding sequence ATGCTGACTTCAACTGATTTTACTGGCTTGTTTAACGAGCGATTTTTCCATAATTTTTTACCTATACCCCCGTTAGATAATTTCCGATTGGGTGTAGGCACACCAGATTTTAAATTATCAGATATTACTAACAATACTGTTGTTAAATTATCTGATTTCCGAGGTAAACAACCTGTACTAATTGCCTTTACGAGAATTTTCACCGAAAAGCAATATTGTCCATTTTGTTATCCCCATATTAAAGCTTTAAATGAGAACTATGAACAGTTTAAAAATAGAGGAATTGAAGTTTTATTAATTACTAGTACCGATAAAAAGCAAAGTCAAATAATTGTGCAAGACTTGGGTTTAAAAATGCCATTATTGAGTGATTCTAGTTGTCATACATTTCGGACTTATAAAACTGGACAAGCATTAGGAGCGCCTTTATCCGCACAATTTGTATTAGATAAAGATGGAAAACTGCTCTATAGACATTTATTTTCTTTCTTAGATCATAATGCCAGCATAGAGACACTTCTAGCCAAATATACAGAAATATGCTGA
- a CDS encoding J domain-containing protein: MAATDFKDYYAMLRISKTATSEEIKQAFRKLARKYHPDVNPNNKQAEAKFKEVNEAYEVLSDPDKRKKYDQFGQYWKQAGIGIPGGGSGVDMGGVDFGQYGSFNDFLTELFGGAGPRSGRQSYSYRTSTGRPGGDFGFQDGSAGSTQDTEAVITLTFAEAFSGVQKRFSLGNETIDVRIPGSAKTGTRLRVKGKGQINPMNQQRGDLYLKVELQPHTFFQIEGDNLVCEVLITPDEATLGATIDVPTPDGNVNVKLPAGVRSGQSLRLRGKGWPLAKGGRGDQLVKVAIAPPKDLTPQERECYEKIRAIRTYNPRSHLAQVKL; the protein is encoded by the coding sequence ATGGCTGCAACCGATTTTAAAGACTATTATGCAATGTTAAGAATTAGTAAAACTGCCACTTCAGAAGAAATTAAACAAGCTTTTCGGAAACTAGCCCGTAAATATCATCCTGATGTTAACCCCAATAACAAACAGGCTGAAGCTAAGTTTAAAGAAGTTAATGAAGCCTACGAGGTCTTATCTGACCCAGATAAACGCAAAAAATACGACCAATTTGGTCAATATTGGAAACAAGCGGGTATTGGTATCCCCGGTGGTGGTTCTGGTGTGGATATGGGCGGGGTTGATTTTGGTCAATACGGCAGTTTTAATGACTTTTTAACTGAATTATTTGGTGGTGCAGGACCTCGCAGCGGCCGACAAAGTTACTCTTATCGGACTTCCACTGGTAGACCAGGTGGCGATTTTGGTTTTCAAGATGGCTCTGCTGGTAGCACACAAGATACAGAAGCTGTGATTACTTTAACTTTTGCAGAAGCATTTTCTGGTGTTCAAAAACGGTTTAGTTTAGGAAACGAAACTATTGATGTGCGTATTCCTGGTAGTGCGAAAACTGGTACTCGTTTACGGGTGAAGGGTAAAGGCCAAATTAACCCCATGAATCAACAACGGGGAGATTTATACTTAAAGGTAGAATTACAACCCCATACTTTTTTCCAAATAGAAGGGGATAATCTTGTTTGCGAAGTATTAATTACCCCTGACGAAGCTACATTAGGCGCGACGATAGATGTACCTACACCTGATGGTAATGTTAATGTTAAGCTACCTGCGGGAGTGCGTTCTGGTCAATCCCTGCGGTTACGTGGTAAAGGTTGGCCTTTAGCTAAAGGTGGACGGGGTGATCAATTGGTGAAAGTGGCGATCGCCCCTCCAAAAGACCTCACTCCTCAAGAACGGGAATGCTATGAAAAAATTAGAGCCATTCGTACTTACAACCCCCGCAGTCATTTAGCACAAGTTAAGTTGTGA
- a CDS encoding AAA family ATPase, producing MTKLILLIGLPGSGKSTLAKQLLTECPQMRLISTDVIRGQLFGSEAIQGPWLLIWRELEQQLQQAITADQGVILDATHAQRKNRREVITLARNCGFSYIMGVWVKTPVWLCLTRNQKRIRQVPEDIILRMHRQIRDAPPSLEEGIDELISF from the coding sequence ATGACTAAATTAATTTTGCTAATTGGTCTTCCTGGTAGTGGTAAATCAACTTTAGCAAAACAACTACTGACAGAATGCCCCCAGATGCGGCTAATTTCCACAGATGTTATCCGGGGGCAACTTTTTGGTTCAGAAGCAATTCAAGGGCCTTGGCTGCTAATTTGGCGCGAACTGGAACAACAATTACAGCAAGCCATAACCGCAGATCAAGGGGTAATTCTCGATGCTACCCACGCCCAAAGGAAAAATCGCCGAGAAGTGATTACCCTCGCCCGTAATTGTGGCTTTAGTTATATTATGGGCGTTTGGGTGAAAACTCCAGTTTGGCTATGTTTGACACGAAATCAAAAACGGATTCGTCAAGTTCCCGAAGATATAATTCTCCGAATGCACCGCCAAATCCGGGATGCTCCCCCCAGCTTAGAAGAAGGAATAGACGAGCTTATTTCCTTTTAA
- a CDS encoding glucose-1-phosphate adenylyltransferase yields MKKVLAIILGGGAGTRLYPLTKLRAKPAVPVAGKYRLIDIPVSNCINSEIFKIYVLTQFNSASLNRHIARAYNFSGFSDGFVEVLAAQQTPENPNWFQGTADAVRQYIWMLQDWDVEEFLILSGDHLYRMDYRQFIQRHRDTNADITLSVIPIDDRRASDYGLMKINESGRVIDFSEKPKGEALAQMRVDTTILGLTKEQAELQPFIASMGIYVFKKDVLIKLLKQSLAQTDFGKEIIPEAAKDHNVQAFLFDDYWEDIGTIESFYEANLALTKQPLPPFSFYDEAAPIYTRARYLPPSKLLNCQITESMIGDGCILKDCRIQHSVLGVRSRIESRSIIEETLIMGADYYQPSAERQCSLEPNDIPVGIGTDTIIRRAIIDKNARIGNNVKIINKDNIQEAEREKQGFYIRSGIVVVLKNAAIPDGTII; encoded by the coding sequence GTGAAAAAAGTTTTAGCAATTATTCTGGGTGGGGGTGCGGGTACTCGGCTTTATCCGTTAACTAAACTCCGCGCTAAACCAGCAGTACCAGTGGCTGGGAAGTATCGCTTAATAGATATTCCTGTTAGCAACTGCATCAATTCCGAAATATTCAAAATCTACGTCCTTACTCAATTTAACTCAGCCTCTCTGAATCGTCACATTGCTCGTGCTTACAACTTTAGTGGGTTTAGCGATGGGTTTGTAGAAGTGTTAGCAGCACAACAAACCCCAGAAAACCCCAACTGGTTCCAAGGTACGGCTGATGCTGTGCGTCAGTACATCTGGATGTTACAAGATTGGGATGTAGAGGAATTTCTGATTCTTTCTGGTGATCACCTCTACCGCATGGATTACCGTCAGTTTATCCAGCGTCACAGAGACACAAATGCGGATATTACACTTTCCGTAATTCCCATAGATGATCGTCGCGCCTCAGATTATGGCTTGATGAAAATCAATGAATCCGGTAGAGTCATTGACTTTAGCGAAAAACCCAAAGGTGAAGCTTTAGCGCAAATGCGAGTTGATACCACCATATTGGGATTGACAAAAGAACAAGCCGAACTACAGCCATTTATCGCCTCAATGGGGATTTATGTCTTTAAAAAAGATGTTTTAATCAAGTTACTGAAACAATCTTTAGCACAAACTGATTTTGGCAAAGAGATTATTCCCGAAGCTGCTAAAGACCACAACGTTCAAGCCTTCTTGTTTGATGACTACTGGGAAGATATTGGGACAATTGAATCTTTTTATGAAGCCAATTTAGCCCTAACAAAGCAACCGCTCCCTCCCTTTAGCTTCTATGATGAAGCAGCGCCAATTTATACTCGCGCTCGTTACTTACCCCCCTCTAAACTGTTGAATTGCCAAATCACAGAATCTATGATTGGCGACGGTTGTATCTTGAAAGATTGCCGGATTCAACATTCAGTTTTGGGAGTGCGATCGCGGATAGAATCAAGATCTATAATTGAAGAAACCCTGATCATGGGTGCTGACTATTACCAACCATCCGCTGAAAGACAATGCAGCTTAGAACCAAATGATATCCCCGTCGGTATTGGCACAGACACCATTATCCGCCGTGCCATCATTGATAAAAATGCCCGCATTGGTAACAATGTAAAAATCATCAATAAGGACAACATCCAAGAAGCAGAACGGGAAAAGCAAGGCTTCTACATCCGTAGTGGCATTGTTGTCGTCCTCAAAAATGCTGCAATTCCTGATGGAACAATTATTTAG
- a CDS encoding tetratricopeptide repeat protein: MFFTNSLENQLQQWNNTINIQPNHVNAYVQRGMVYFKLGKIEESIQDFDHAEKLDMQITPYLWQRGLSYYYAERFAEGAKQFETDLIVNAQDVEETVWRYLCIARLSGVTEARNSLLTVKNDPRKIMATIYDLFAGNCSQEDVLNIGKLTGLKGKFYSHLYLGLYYEAENNLELAQEYIVKAANEDKIDDYMWYLAVVHKNLRAWT, encoded by the coding sequence ATGTTTTTTACCAATTCTCTGGAAAATCAACTCCAACAGTGGAACAATACCATTAATATTCAGCCAAATCATGTTAATGCTTATGTTCAGCGAGGGATGGTTTATTTTAAATTAGGAAAAATTGAAGAATCAATTCAAGATTTCGATCATGCTGAAAAGTTAGATATGCAAATTACTCCTTATCTTTGGCAAAGAGGATTATCCTATTATTATGCAGAACGGTTTGCTGAAGGTGCAAAACAGTTTGAAACCGATTTAATTGTTAATGCTCAAGATGTAGAAGAAACAGTGTGGCGATATCTTTGTATAGCCAGATTATCAGGTGTTACAGAAGCACGTAATTCTTTATTAACTGTGAAAAATGATCCTCGAAAAATCATGGCAACTATATATGATTTATTTGCAGGTAATTGTAGTCAAGAGGATGTTTTAAATATAGGAAAATTGACAGGATTAAAAGGTAAATTTTACAGTCACCTTTATTTAGGCTTATATTATGAAGCTGAGAATAATTTGGAGTTAGCGCAGGAATATATAGTTAAAGCTGCTAACGAGGACAAAATTGATGATTATATGTGGTATTTAGCCGTAGTCCATAAAAATCTCCGAGCATGGACATAA
- the recR gene encoding recombination protein RecR, whose amino-acid sequence MTVYARPLARLIEQLQRLPGVGPKSAQRLALHILKRPEAEVEALAQALVDAKKQVGLCKVCFHLSSDPVCEICRHPQRDNTTICVVADSRDVIALEKTREYKGKYHVLCGVISPMDGIGPEQLTIQALVKRVSEQKPQEVILAISPSIEGETTTLYIGQLLKPFTKVTRIAFGLPVGGDLEYADELTLARALEGRRELD is encoded by the coding sequence ATTACGGTTTACGCACGCCCCTTAGCTCGATTAATTGAGCAGTTGCAAAGGCTCCCTGGAGTTGGTCCCAAAAGCGCCCAACGATTAGCTTTGCACATCTTAAAAAGACCAGAAGCAGAAGTAGAAGCCTTAGCCCAAGCACTTGTTGACGCAAAAAAACAGGTAGGTTTGTGTAAAGTTTGCTTTCACCTTTCCTCAGATCCAGTATGTGAAATTTGTCGTCACCCTCAGCGAGATAATACAACCATTTGTGTAGTTGCAGATTCCCGTGATGTGATTGCTTTAGAAAAAACCCGTGAATATAAAGGTAAATATCATGTTTTATGCGGCGTAATTTCCCCAATGGATGGTATCGGACCTGAACAGCTAACTATTCAAGCTTTAGTGAAACGGGTAAGCGAACAAAAGCCCCAAGAAGTTATTTTAGCCATTAGTCCCAGTATCGAAGGAGAAACCACAACATTATATATAGGTCAATTACTCAAACCATTTACAAAAGTAACCCGCATTGCCTTTGGTTTACCCGTAGGTGGTGATTTAGAATACGCTGATGAACTCACCTTAGCCAGAGCATTAGAAGGACGGAGAGAGCTAGATTAG
- a CDS encoding Rpn family recombination-promoting nuclease/putative transposase, whose amino-acid sequence MRRDSIFYSLFQQYPSLLFELLTDPPINAQSYRFDSIAVKEPTFAIDGVFLPPESDGRGIVYFCEVQFQIDEELYERTNAETSLYFYRNCKRFSDWQVVIIYPSRNTEQSNIYPHRGFLNSPQVHRVYLDELGNIEELPLGLGVMLLTTLEENKAPAAARYLLNRNNEEIVPPSSQAIIEMITTIMVYKFEKLSRREVESMLGITLKETRVYQEIKEEGREEGLEQGREEGIEEGIEQGIEQATISLIIRLLTKRFGRISQKMRKSISALPLSVLEELSEALLDFNSLADFQTWLLINTPLKTD is encoded by the coding sequence ATGCGTAGAGATTCAATTTTTTATAGCCTATTTCAACAATATCCATCTTTACTATTTGAACTCTTGACAGATCCGCCTATCAATGCTCAATCTTACCGCTTTGATTCTATAGCTGTCAAAGAACCCACATTTGCAATTGATGGTGTATTTTTACCACCAGAAAGTGATGGACGAGGAATAGTATATTTCTGTGAGGTACAATTTCAAATAGATGAAGAACTTTATGAAAGAACAAATGCTGAAACTTCACTATATTTTTATCGTAACTGCAAAAGATTTAGTGATTGGCAAGTAGTAATCATTTATCCATCTCGAAATACTGAACAAAGCAATATTTATCCCCATCGTGGATTTCTTAACAGTCCCCAAGTCCATCGAGTATACTTAGATGAATTGGGCAATATTGAGGAGTTACCATTAGGGCTAGGAGTAATGTTACTAACTACTCTGGAGGAAAACAAAGCCCCAGCAGCAGCTAGATATTTATTAAACAGAAACAATGAAGAAATTGTACCACCATCAAGTCAAGCTATCATAGAGATGATCACGACAATCATGGTGTACAAGTTTGAAAAACTAAGTCGTCGGGAGGTAGAATCAATGTTAGGAATTACACTGAAGGAAACTAGAGTTTATCAAGAAATTAAAGAAGAAGGAAGGGAGGAAGGACTAGAACAAGGAAGAGAGGAAGGAATAGAAGAAGGTATAGAACAAGGGATAGAACAAGCTACCATTAGTTTAATTATTCGACTATTAACAAAGCGGTTTGGGAGAATTTCTCAAAAAATGAGAAAATCTATTTCTGCTTTACCATTATCTGTTTTAGAAGAATTGAGTGAAGCACTTTTAGATTTTAATAGTTTGGCTGATTTTCAAACTTGGTTGTTAATAAATACGCCGTTAAAAACTGACTAA
- a CDS encoding tRNA-(ms[2]io[6]A)-hydroxylase, with protein sequence MLSSPLPTINAIKQPTSDAWVEQAIANLDIILLDHSHCEKKAAGVALNMMFRYPSNTKMVRELTAIAREELEHLEQVNQWLEKRNIPLKPLAPPPYGAGLKAQVCNQEPHRFLDSLLVTGLIEARSHERLGLLAANCPEPELAGFYRSLMASEARHFGIYWVLADTYFDRKIVMNRLDELAEVESQLLSTLHPEPRIHS encoded by the coding sequence GTGCTGAGTTCACCTTTACCCACTATCAACGCCATCAAACAACCCACCAGTGATGCTTGGGTAGAGCAAGCGATCGCTAACCTGGATATTATATTATTAGATCACTCTCACTGTGAAAAAAAAGCCGCTGGAGTAGCGTTAAATATGATGTTTCGCTATCCTTCTAATACTAAAATGGTTAGGGAGTTAACAGCGATCGCTAGAGAAGAATTAGAACACTTAGAACAAGTTAACCAGTGGTTAGAAAAACGGAATATTCCCCTCAAACCATTAGCTCCACCACCCTACGGCGCTGGTTTAAAAGCCCAAGTCTGTAACCAAGAACCCCACCGTTTTTTAGATTCTCTGCTAGTTACAGGCTTAATAGAAGCCCGCAGCCATGAACGTTTAGGGTTATTAGCTGCTAACTGTCCAGAACCAGAATTAGCCGGATTTTATCGCAGTTTAATGGCATCGGAAGCCCGACATTTTGGCATTTACTGGGTATTAGCAGATACCTATTTTGACAGAAAAATAGTCATGAATAGATTAGATGAATTAGCTGAGGTGGAAAGTCAATTATTATCAACCTTACACCCAGAACCAAGAATTCATAGTTAG
- a CDS encoding sterol desaturase family protein, whose protein sequence is MEYKSLAIVSSIVTFGILETLVPFFQYRQNPIKRFIHNLILGLINSLVINVTVILILNLLWKPTLSQGFFYNLNLPWLHFILSFLLLDLYMYTWHRLIHNWGFAWRFHKVHHTDRWMNISTAYRFHTVEVIASNIPKIGLIYLLGITPNAWILYESLFAVSLVFHHSNFALPFKIDKFLSYFIVTPNYHRAHHCQLIKYLNSNYSSLLTIWDIIFQSRYYPPQPETIQFGVPEETRDFNVISLLKLPFVSVHK, encoded by the coding sequence ATGGAATATAAATCTCTAGCTATTGTCAGCAGTATCGTTACATTTGGAATACTGGAAACCTTAGTTCCCTTTTTTCAATATCGTCAAAATCCCATTAAAAGATTTATTCACAATTTAATTTTGGGTTTAATTAATTCTCTAGTCATTAATGTCACTGTTATTTTAATATTAAATTTATTGTGGAAACCAACTTTATCCCAGGGATTTTTTTATAATCTGAACTTACCTTGGCTGCACTTTATCCTCTCTTTTTTATTGCTTGATTTGTATATGTATACGTGGCATAGATTAATCCACAATTGGGGTTTTGCTTGGCGATTTCATAAAGTTCATCATACAGACAGATGGATGAATATATCCACAGCTTACCGCTTTCATACAGTAGAAGTAATTGCTTCCAATATTCCTAAAATTGGCTTAATTTATCTATTGGGAATTACACCAAATGCTTGGATATTATATGAATCTTTATTTGCTGTATCATTAGTTTTTCATCACAGTAATTTTGCTCTACCTTTCAAAATAGATAAATTCTTGAGTTACTTCATTGTCACACCTAATTATCATCGCGCTCATCATTGCCAATTAATCAAATATCTCAATAGTAATTATAGCAGTTTGTTAACTATATGGGATATAATATTTCAATCTCGTTATTATCCACCACAACCAGAAACAATCCAATTTGGTGTACCAGAAGAAACCAGAGATTTTAATGTTATCAGTTTATTAAAATTACCCTTTGTGTCTGTTCATAAATAG